From Phenylobacterium montanum, the proteins below share one genomic window:
- a CDS encoding quinone-dependent dihydroorotate dehydrogenase translates to MSALHDLAAGALRQLDAEDAHRLTIRLLALGLGPRASQGAPDLAVDLCGLKLPNAIGLAAGFDKNAEVPDAMLAAGFGFVECGTVTPLPQAGNPRPRLFRLSEDRAVINRMGFNNEGLEAFAGRLARRPRRGVVGANIGANKDAADRIGDYVTGLKRLWGLADYFTVNISSPNTPGLRALQTRQALEELLGRLGEVRAALKGSGTDFPIFLKVAPDLEDAEIEAIVETVVAFGLQGIIAGNTTLSRPETLRSSLKGEAGGLSGPPLMALSTAVLARFHAAAAGRIALIGAGGIASGADAYAKIRAGASAVQFYSAMVFEGPGLAVRVRRDLALRLKADGFSSLVEAVGAR, encoded by the coding sequence TTGAGCGCCCTGCATGACCTGGCGGCCGGGGCGCTGCGCCAGCTGGACGCCGAGGATGCGCACCGGCTGACCATCCGCCTCCTGGCCCTGGGCCTCGGACCACGCGCGTCGCAGGGGGCGCCCGACCTGGCCGTCGATCTCTGCGGCCTGAAGCTGCCCAACGCTATCGGCCTCGCCGCCGGCTTCGACAAGAACGCCGAGGTGCCGGACGCCATGCTGGCCGCCGGCTTCGGCTTCGTCGAATGTGGCACGGTCACGCCGCTGCCCCAGGCGGGCAATCCGCGCCCGCGCCTGTTCCGGCTCAGCGAGGACCGGGCGGTGATCAACCGCATGGGTTTCAACAACGAGGGGCTGGAGGCCTTCGCCGGCCGCCTGGCCCGGCGGCCCCGGCGCGGCGTGGTGGGCGCCAATATCGGCGCCAACAAGGACGCCGCCGACCGCATCGGCGACTATGTGACGGGGCTGAAGCGGCTCTGGGGCCTGGCCGACTATTTCACTGTCAACATCTCCTCGCCCAACACCCCCGGCCTGCGCGCCCTGCAGACCCGCCAGGCGCTGGAGGAGCTTCTGGGCCGCCTGGGCGAAGTGCGCGCGGCGCTCAAGGGATCGGGCACAGATTTCCCGATCTTCCTGAAAGTGGCGCCCGACCTGGAGGACGCCGAAATCGAGGCGATCGTCGAGACCGTGGTCGCCTTCGGCCTGCAGGGGATCATCGCCGGCAACACCACCCTGTCGCGGCCCGAGACCTTGCGCTCGAGCCTGAAGGGCGAGGCCGGTGGCCTGTCCGGCCCGCCGCTGATGGCGCTCTCGACCGCGGTCCTGGCCCGCTTCCATGCCGCCGCGGCCGGCCGCATCGCCCTGATCGGCGCCGGCGGGATCGCCAGCGGCGCGGACGCCTACGCCAAGATCCGCGCGGGGGCCAGCGCCGTGCAGTTCTACTCCGCCATGGTCTTCGAAGGCCCTGGCTTGGCGGTGCGCGTGCGCCGCGATCTGGCCCTGCGGCTGAAGGCCGACGGCTTTTCCAGCCTGGTCGAGGCCGTGGGCGCGCGGTGA
- a CDS encoding DUF952 domain-containing protein codes for MTRIYKLISREAWQAAVAAGRFDGAAVDLADGFIHFSTAAQAAETGRRYFRGQKDLLVVGFEAETLGAALRWEPSRGGDLFPHLYGPLDPALAVETLTVELDAEGAPMLEALRP; via the coding sequence GTGACCCGCATCTACAAGCTGATCAGCCGCGAGGCCTGGCAGGCGGCGGTCGCGGCCGGCCGCTTCGACGGCGCGGCGGTCGACCTCGCCGACGGCTTCATCCACTTCTCCACCGCCGCCCAGGCCGCCGAGACGGGACGCCGCTATTTCCGCGGCCAGAAGGACCTGCTGGTGGTCGGTTTCGAGGCCGAGACCCTGGGCGCGGCCCTGCGCTGGGAGCCTTCGCGCGGCGGCGACCTCTTTCCCCACCTCTACGGCCCGCTGGATCCGGCCCTGGCGGTGGAAACCCTGACGGTGGAGCTGGACGCCGAGGGCGCGCCGATGCTGGAAGCGCTGCGGCCTTGA
- a CDS encoding SixA phosphatase family protein: MPQLILLRHAKAESVSSTGRDFDRGLTERGHRDAAIMGRVLAQAGFAPDLVLVSTARRALETWEGVAPAFPAARVEEDRALYLASREQLAEAARDGLDSGALMIVGHNPGLHELALMLAGSEPDRLDSFPTAAAAVFDMRPGKRPLLQRMLVPRDHGGGSL; encoded by the coding sequence ATGCCCCAATTGATTCTGCTGCGGCACGCCAAGGCCGAGTCCGTCTCGAGCACCGGGCGCGACTTCGATCGCGGCCTGACCGAGCGTGGCCACCGCGATGCGGCGATCATGGGGCGGGTGCTGGCCCAGGCCGGCTTTGCGCCCGACCTGGTGCTGGTGTCGACCGCCCGGCGGGCCCTGGAGACCTGGGAAGGCGTCGCGCCGGCCTTTCCGGCGGCTCGGGTCGAGGAGGACCGGGCCCTCTATCTCGCCAGCCGCGAGCAGCTGGCCGAGGCGGCCCGCGACGGCCTGGACTCCGGCGCCCTGATGATCGTCGGCCACAACCCCGGCCTGCACGAACTGGCCCTGATGCTGGCGGGTTCCGAGCCCGACAGGCTGGACAGTTTCCCCACAGCCGCCGCGGCCGTGTTCGACATGCGGCCGGGCAAGCGCCCACTGCTGCAGCGGATGCTGGTCCCGCGCGACCACGGCGGGGGCTCCCTGTGA
- the metX gene encoding homoserine O-acetyltransferase MetX — translation MNQLAGVVQMVGTDGGLMRFGPDRPLRLDSGASLSNLEIAYRTYGELNADRSNAVLICHALTLDQHVASTHPITGKPGWWPHVVGPGKPIDPERHFIISSNVVGGCMGTTGPSSTDPLTGKPYGLAFPVITIADMVRAQAMLVEALGVETLFAVVGGSMGGMQVLQWAADYPERLFSAVCIASAARHSAQNIAFHEVGRQAIMADPDWRGGDYAHQGVRPEKGLAVSRMAAHITYLSEAALQRKFGRELQRDGLSWGFDADFQVESYLRHQGATFVDRFDANSYLYITRAMDYFDLAAAHGGSLAKAFARASQVRFCILSFTSDWLYPTTESRAVVKALNAATARASFVEIESDKGHDAFLLDEPVMVRAIGGFLDAAGQARGLAA, via the coding sequence ATGAACCAGCTTGCGGGTGTCGTGCAGATGGTCGGGACGGACGGCGGGCTGATGCGTTTCGGGCCTGACCGCCCGCTGCGCCTGGATTCCGGCGCCAGCCTTTCCAACCTGGAGATCGCCTACCGCACCTATGGCGAGCTGAACGCCGACCGTTCGAACGCGGTCCTGATCTGTCACGCCCTGACCCTGGACCAGCATGTCGCCTCGACCCACCCGATCACCGGCAAGCCGGGCTGGTGGCCGCATGTGGTGGGGCCGGGCAAGCCGATCGACCCCGAGCGGCACTTCATCATCAGCTCGAACGTGGTCGGGGGCTGCATGGGCACGACCGGGCCCTCCTCGACCGATCCCCTGACCGGCAAGCCCTACGGCCTGGCCTTCCCGGTGATCACCATCGCCGACATGGTGCGCGCCCAGGCGATGCTGGTGGAGGCGCTGGGGGTGGAGACCCTGTTCGCCGTGGTCGGCGGCTCCATGGGCGGCATGCAGGTGCTGCAATGGGCTGCGGACTATCCCGAGCGGCTGTTCTCGGCGGTCTGCATCGCCTCGGCCGCCCGGCATTCGGCGCAGAACATCGCCTTCCACGAGGTGGGTCGCCAGGCGATCATGGCCGATCCCGACTGGCGCGGCGGGGACTATGCGCACCAGGGCGTGCGGCCGGAAAAGGGCCTGGCCGTCTCGCGCATGGCCGCGCATATCACCTACCTGTCCGAGGCCGCCCTGCAGCGCAAGTTCGGCCGCGAGTTGCAACGCGACGGCCTCTCCTGGGGCTTCGACGCCGACTTCCAGGTCGAGAGCTACCTGCGCCACCAGGGGGCGACCTTCGTCGACCGGTTCGACGCCAACAGCTATCTCTACATCACCCGGGCCATGGACTATTTCGACCTGGCCGCGGCGCACGGCGGCTCCCTGGCCAAGGCCTTCGCCCGCGCCAGCCAGGTGAGGTTCTGCATCCTGTCCTTCACCTCGGACTGGCTATACCCGACCACCGAGAGCCGGGCGGTGGTCAAGGCGCTGAACGCCGCCACGGCCCGGGCCAGCTTCGTCGAGATCGAGAGCGACAAGGGCCACGACGCCTTCCTCCTGGACGAGCCGGTGATGGTGCGCGCGATCGGCGGCTTCCTCGACGCCGCCGGCCAGGCGCGGGGGCTGGCCGCGTGA
- the metW gene encoding methionine biosynthesis protein MetW, translated as MKPAEAREDFREILRLVRPGARVLDIGCGEGALLELLTREKGVDGRGLEISPLGVSACLARGLAVVQGDADRDLADFPSRAFDYAILSQTLQAVMEPRQVLSELLRIADRAIVSLPNFGYWKVRLALLATGRMPMTGSLPEPWYSTPNIHLCTLRDFTDLVAELGLRIEASAALSDGHPARAIDPTGPLENWRSEQVIFMLSRPGAAASPPPRDGELFG; from the coding sequence CTGAAGCCCGCCGAGGCGCGCGAGGACTTTCGCGAGATCCTGAGGCTGGTGCGTCCCGGCGCGCGGGTGCTGGACATCGGCTGCGGCGAAGGCGCCCTGCTGGAGCTTCTGACCCGCGAGAAGGGCGTGGATGGTCGGGGGCTGGAGATCAGCCCCCTCGGCGTCTCGGCCTGCCTGGCGCGGGGCTTGGCGGTCGTGCAGGGCGACGCCGACCGCGACCTGGCCGATTTCCCCAGCCGCGCCTTCGACTACGCTATCCTGTCCCAGACCCTGCAGGCGGTGATGGAGCCCAGGCAGGTGCTGAGCGAGCTTTTGCGCATCGCCGACCGGGCGATCGTGTCCCTGCCCAATTTCGGCTATTGGAAGGTGCGGCTGGCGCTGCTGGCCACCGGGCGCATGCCGATGACCGGCTCGCTGCCCGAGCCGTGGTATTCGACGCCGAATATCCACCTGTGCACCCTGCGCGACTTCACCGACCTGGTGGCCGAGCTCGGCCTGCGCATCGAGGCCTCGGCGGCGCTTTCCGACGGCCACCCCGCCCGCGCCATCGACCCGACGGGCCCGCTGGAGAACTGGCGCTCGGAACAGGTGATCTTCATGCTGAGCCGCCCCGGCGCCGCCGCCAGCCCGCCGCCGCGGGACGGCGAGCTGTTCGGGTGA
- a CDS encoding P-II family nitrogen regulator, with protein sequence MKLITAVVKPSRLDAVLEAVTEAGASGLTVTEVRGYGRQKGKTEVYRGAEYEVKLLPKVKLEIAVSSDLAEAVIEAIVRSANTGKIGDGKVFVVDLETAVRIRTGERDAQAIAG encoded by the coding sequence ATGAAACTGATCACCGCGGTCGTCAAACCGAGCCGGCTGGATGCGGTGCTGGAAGCCGTGACCGAGGCCGGCGCCTCCGGCCTGACCGTGACCGAGGTGCGCGGCTATGGGCGCCAGAAGGGCAAGACCGAGGTCTATCGCGGGGCCGAGTACGAGGTGAAGCTGCTGCCCAAGGTCAAGCTCGAGATCGCGGTCTCCAGCGACCTGGCGGAAGCGGTGATCGAGGCCATCGTCCGGTCGGCCAACACCGGCAAGATCGGCGACGGCAAGGTTTTCGTCGTCGACCTGGAGACGGCGGTGCGCATCCGCACCGGCGAGCGCGACGCGCAGGCTATCGCGGGCTAG
- a CDS encoding class I SAM-dependent methyltransferase: protein MRRDVLELRRFYSTPLGRAARAALSRKLVEAWGDAARLDVMGLGYATPYLDPFRPHARRVVATMPAAQGVEVWPAGERVLSCLADEAALPFVNALFDRILMVHALEEADNPLGLMREVWRVLAPSGRVILVAANRRSLWAGAESTPFGHGRPFTRLQLENLVREAELEPVAWSRALFAPPLQWSARWAEGIDSVGGMLWPALSGVILLEAVKQTFAVKPKGRRARARVFAPGALTPSPLRRGPFDERR, encoded by the coding sequence ATGCGCCGCGACGTCCTCGAGCTCAGGCGATTCTATTCGACCCCGCTGGGCCGTGCGGCGCGGGCGGCCCTGTCGCGCAAGCTGGTCGAGGCCTGGGGCGACGCGGCCCGGCTCGACGTGATGGGCCTGGGCTACGCCACCCCCTACCTGGACCCGTTCCGGCCCCACGCGCGGCGGGTGGTGGCGACCATGCCGGCAGCCCAGGGGGTCGAGGTCTGGCCGGCGGGTGAAAGGGTGCTGTCCTGCCTCGCCGACGAGGCCGCCCTGCCCTTCGTCAACGCCCTGTTCGACCGCATCCTGATGGTCCATGCGCTGGAGGAGGCCGACAACCCGCTGGGGCTGATGCGCGAGGTCTGGCGGGTCTTGGCGCCCTCCGGCCGGGTGATCCTGGTCGCGGCCAACCGGCGCAGCCTGTGGGCGGGGGCGGAATCCACCCCGTTCGGCCACGGCCGCCCCTTCACCCGTCTGCAGCTGGAGAACCTGGTCCGCGAGGCCGAGCTGGAGCCGGTGGCCTGGTCCCGGGCCCTGTTCGCCCCGCCGCTGCAATGGTCGGCGCGCTGGGCCGAGGGGATCGACAGCGTCGGCGGCATGCTGTGGCCGGCCCTGTCGGGCGTCATCCTCTTGGAAGCGGTCAAGCAGACCTTCGCCGTCAAGCCCAAGGGCCGCCGGGCCCGCGCCCGGGTGTTCGCCCCCGGCGCCCTGACGCCATCGCCCCTGCGCCGCGGCCCCTTTGACGAACGCCGCTGA
- the gloB gene encoding hydroxyacylglutathione hydrolase, with amino-acid sequence MPLTVRQFPCLSDNYGLLARDEATGKVACIDTPDAEAILAELRTLGWGLDLILNTHWHPDHAGGNARLKAETGCMVVGPPEVEKISPVDRKVGHGDVVELGQTRLSVIDTGGHTLGHITYYDAADRIAFVGDTLFALGCGRLFEGTAEQMWASLSRLAELPDDTAVYCAHEYTASNARFALSVDDGAALKARADAVFAARERGEPTVPTSIALEKATNPFLRAGDARRFGELRAAKDSFRG; translated from the coding sequence ATGCCGCTGACCGTTCGCCAGTTTCCCTGCCTGTCCGACAATTACGGCCTCTTGGCCCGCGACGAGGCCACCGGCAAGGTCGCCTGCATCGACACGCCGGACGCAGAGGCGATCCTGGCCGAGCTGCGCACGCTGGGCTGGGGCCTGGACCTGATCCTCAACACCCACTGGCATCCCGACCACGCCGGCGGCAACGCCCGGCTGAAGGCCGAGACCGGCTGCATGGTGGTCGGCCCGCCCGAGGTGGAGAAGATTTCGCCGGTGGACCGCAAGGTCGGCCACGGCGACGTGGTCGAGCTGGGCCAGACCCGGCTTTCGGTGATCGACACCGGCGGCCATACCCTCGGCCACATCACCTACTACGACGCCGCCGACCGGATCGCCTTCGTCGGCGACACCCTGTTCGCGCTGGGCTGCGGCCGCCTGTTCGAGGGCACGGCCGAGCAGATGTGGGCCAGCCTCTCGCGCCTGGCCGAGCTGCCGGACGACACCGCGGTCTATTGCGCCCACGAATACACCGCCTCCAACGCCCGCTTCGCCCTCAGCGTCGACGACGGCGCCGCCCTGAAGGCGCGGGCCGACGCGGTGTTCGCCGCCCGCGAGCGGGGCGAGCCGACCGTGCCCACCAGCATCGCCCTTGAAAAGGCCACCAACCCCTTCCTCAGGGCCGGCGACGCGCGCCGGTTCGGCGAGCTGCGCGCGGCCAAGGACAGCTTCCGAGGCTGA
- a CDS encoding DoxX family protein, whose protein sequence is MSLLTILGLAGRSLIALLFILAGAAKLFGPKPFLEHMRQFRVPAPLLVGVILLEIGAGGAVLAGWNLRWSAGALSAFCLVTAVVFHADLRNKVERTAFFKDLALCGGLLSMAVAG, encoded by the coding sequence ATGTCCCTGCTGACGATCCTCGGCCTCGCAGGCCGCAGCCTGATCGCCCTGCTGTTCATCCTGGCGGGCGCCGCCAAGCTGTTCGGCCCGAAGCCCTTTCTGGAGCACATGCGCCAGTTTCGCGTCCCGGCGCCGCTGCTGGTCGGGGTCATTCTGCTGGAAATCGGGGCCGGCGGGGCGGTGCTGGCCGGCTGGAACCTGCGCTGGAGCGCCGGCGCGCTTTCGGCCTTCTGCCTGGTGACCGCCGTGGTGTTCCACGCCGACCTGCGGAACAAGGTCGAGCGCACAGCTTTCTTCAAGGACCTGGCGCTGTGTGGCGGCCTTTTGAGCATGGCCGTCGCCGGCTAG
- a CDS encoding O-antigen ligase family protein: protein MVAIAVLMMSLVAGFFWPGALWAGCFFTYQVASITEIDSISMVYVVLAGGVAVFHALRRPPPFAFGWLDAVFLGFIGAYSLSATYMPDAGAGAAAAGQLWLSAGTMYVIGRLTCWPERLTQTTREMLVTTLIMGSVLALIIFHSRTVTTVRVARLAVGTGSDVGISGPFPFILAGAVASLLYYFNTRQIVRVAIAGLALVIVGYVSVYSATRGVYVSMVGGLGVIWLLGRGRMRFKGVMVAGVLGLCGLIAVIPFMPHTVELQNAVMRLVGNFHGGGVALDPSLIGRMNNYRLATTLFLQHPYFGLGIGGFNYSTGIIYVHNIFLEMACEFGLVGLVLELTYLAILFRSGFQLSRTYPEAASLLLGFIAVHLTHMLVSDTLAHAKILFMFTAVIAGALASLQQRKPAPAPVAVEAAPA from the coding sequence TTGGTTGCGATCGCGGTCTTGATGATGTCGCTGGTGGCCGGCTTCTTCTGGCCGGGCGCCCTGTGGGCGGGCTGCTTCTTCACCTACCAGGTGGCCTCGATCACCGAGATCGACAGCATCTCGATGGTCTATGTGGTGCTGGCCGGCGGCGTGGCCGTCTTCCACGCCCTGCGCCGCCCCCCGCCGTTCGCCTTCGGGTGGCTGGACGCGGTGTTCCTGGGCTTCATCGGCGCCTATTCGCTGAGCGCCACCTACATGCCGGACGCCGGAGCCGGCGCGGCCGCCGCAGGCCAGCTGTGGCTGTCGGCCGGCACCATGTACGTGATCGGCCGCCTGACCTGCTGGCCCGAGCGCCTGACCCAGACCACCCGGGAGATGCTGGTCACCACCCTGATCATGGGCTCGGTCCTGGCCCTGATCATCTTCCACTCGCGGACCGTAACCACCGTGAGGGTGGCGCGCCTGGCCGTCGGCACCGGCAGCGACGTCGGCATTTCCGGCCCGTTCCCGTTCATTCTGGCCGGGGCGGTCGCCAGCCTGCTCTACTATTTCAACACCCGGCAGATCGTGCGGGTCGCCATAGCCGGCCTGGCCCTGGTCATCGTCGGCTATGTCTCGGTCTACAGCGCCACGCGAGGGGTCTATGTCTCGATGGTCGGCGGCCTGGGGGTGATCTGGCTGCTGGGCCGCGGCCGCATGCGCTTCAAGGGCGTGATGGTCGCCGGGGTGCTGGGCCTGTGCGGCCTGATCGCCGTGATCCCGTTCATGCCCCATACGGTCGAGCTGCAGAACGCGGTCATGCGCCTGGTCGGGAACTTCCACGGCGGCGGCGTGGCGCTCGACCCCTCGCTGATCGGGCGGATGAACAACTATCGCCTGGCCACCACGCTGTTCCTGCAGCACCCCTATTTCGGCCTCGGCATCGGCGGCTTCAACTATTCGACCGGCATCATCTACGTGCACAACATCTTCCTGGAGATGGCCTGCGAGTTCGGCCTGGTCGGCCTGGTGCTGGAACTGACCTATCTGGCCATCCTGTTCCGCTCGGGCTTCCAACTTTCCAGGACCTATCCCGAGGCGGCGTCCCTGCTGCTGGGTTTCATCGCGGTGCACCTGACCCACATGCTGGTCAGCGACACCCTCGCGCACGCCAAGATCCTGTTCATGTTCACCGCGGTGATCGCCGGCGCCCTGGCCAGCCTGCAGCAGCGCAAGCCGGCGCCGGCCCCCGTGGCGGTCGAGGCCGCGCCGGCCTGA